The Arabidopsis thaliana chromosome 5, partial sequence genomic interval TTTTTAATTATGCtactattatttttgataatggTTAATCTACTACAAAATTTTTATGGAGAggaatgtgttttttttatataattttttacaatataaaatattaaaatcaattgATCGAGCATTGTATCTTTTCTTGATCGGACATACTATTATAAGCTTCGTGATTTGACGTGTTGAGTCCCAAGGTCTTTTGACTTTGACTTCGACCATATCTCATGTTAGAATCTTTGAAACTATACCCTAGAGCTCAAGACATATATCGAACGAAACTTCTGATCAAAAAAGTTTTCcgatttttcttctaagaTTGATTAAGGAAGTTTTATATGAACCGTATTTTTCCTACATTTCAAGAGCTTTTGATCAATATATAAGCAAGGAGAAGTGGGAGAACAGTACAAGGTTTAAAAGCAACTGAAAAGGAGAGTCACCTAAagtgataattaaaaaaagaaagcaactcATAAAAATTGTTAAACCGGTTGCTAACGACGATGTAGAAGGTTTTGGTTTACATAAGTTTTACATTAATAttggtattaaaaaaaaaaaaagttttacattaatatttgaaaaggaagatattgttcaagagaattttatttaaaaaattaataagtaAGGCTCTCTaagactttctttttttcataaattaaagTATGATATTACCTTATAAGATTTTAATCCTAACAATGTTTCTTACAGTTATCATGGTTAACTTCACTTTTAATTTagtcttgttattttttttagagcCAATATCATATGAGTTTTTATaaagtaaatatattattttaatactaaaatttatgCATGCAAATTTTGTAAAGTAAAAATACTTATGGTCACGCACAAAAAGATCcccaatttccttttttttgttaagaacaaaaacaaactggtttttttttcttaacaagtattttggttttttattcataattcgAACTGAAATTAACATAAATGTGATACTTCATCGTTCATTCATTtacttatgattttttaaaaactgcaatttgttataaaaattaaaggtTGTTGGAGTAATTAGTGAAGAATATctctattaaaattttatagaaGTAGTTTGATGCTTAATtccaactctttttttttgttgacatatTTCTCAAAACCATTTTTCTGTCATTTGTTTTCACAATTTTCAATAGCTATTtccttttgttattgattAAATATCTATTCATTTCGACCAATTTAGTTTCATCCGATCtcttaaacttttgtttctgtttgatttttctctttatatattttcatatcaCTAATGTTAACTTCGAAACTCCTTATGATAAATccactaaaatattttaaataaaaattcaaaaaagaaaatacatgaaacaaaattacaaattttgaatttttgaaatcaatAAGGAAAATTTGGatagtaatttaattttgacaCAAGAGTCATTTCTCTATATAgcaattttatgtttatgagTGTTTTAAACTGACTGGTTGAGTTTTTATAGcaaaatgtttagtttgttatATTTGATAGTTAGACATACATTAATTAGTTGAGTTTTTACCTCACaatgtttatagtttttctAAATTGTAAGAAtcttattcctttttttttttttacctttgtTTAGCTTTGGATCtaactatataaattaaataaataaataaaagcttAGAGGatccattttaattttgaaaaactcaaattatgatcatgaagaagctttgcaAAAAGAGATGAAGATCGTGATAACGGTTTTATTAAAACGAATAGATGGTGGCGTGTTATCTTAGGAGAggattttaattgttttaacacattatagtttttaattgttacgattttaatttttcaaaattctaaATCTGTTAACAAGATGATGATTTTGGGGTCCACCTCCTAATTTTACTCTTAAAAATGAcattaatatttgtataagataatatcaaaatttgatcacaatctttaaaaaaaaaaaaaaaaaaaaaaaaaacagatttcttCAGATTTCCTTCGTTTAAAAGGCCGGACACCTTCACAAAAACACGCAGAGTGTTTATATGCAGCCATTAAATATGGCTGAGATATTGGATCACCGTGGAGTCTTGACCGACGGTGATGATGGTCCATTTAGAAATCTAACAAACTTCTATGATATGTTTTCAAGCAACTTTCCTGAAGGTTTGCGAGTGTTAGTCTTCGATGAAGATCCATCGTATCTTCTGATATTGGAGAGACATCTCCAAAAGTTTCAATACCAAGGTAGCTATTTAACCATTTTCGAAGTTGATCTAGTGTTTATTTAAGTCTATATTCAAAGCTGGTCTAACATTTTCAAATGtatgaaaaagttttgttcCCCTTTTCATATAgtcgttgacaaaaaaaaaacctaaaacatttctcccaaattttgacctatATTTGAGGCCATGACATGCTTTGGACTAGATCTCTCCATATTAATGGCGATGTGTATTTTTGCAGTGACTATATGCAACGAAGTGAACAAAGCTATGCATACACTCCGCAACCATAGGAATAGGTTCGACCTCGCTATGATACAAGTAAATAATGCAGAAGGTGATATATTCCGGTTTCTCTCGGAAATCGGATCGGAAATGGATCTTCCAATCATCAGTAAGATATCTAATCACCCAAGAACAGAGCACATAAAGCTCTAATCCTCTTTACTCATCAATCATCACGCAGGATGTCTTTCTCTCTACTCTCTCTTACTATTTTATAAGCGtatcataattttaataaaaatgtcaTTTCATTGAACTAAGTGTAAATTCGATatgcaacaagaaaacacacCTTTTTTTATACCGCAGTAATATCTGAAGACGATTCAGTGAAGTCGGTGAAGAAATGGATGATTAACGGTGCTGCCGACTATCTTATAAAACCGATAAGACCCGAAGATCTACGGATAGTATTCAAACATTTggtaaagaagatgagagaaagGAGGAGTGTGGTGACCGGAGAGGCAGAGAAAGCAGCAGGTGAGAAATCATCCTCTGTCGGAGATTCCACCATAAGAAACCCTAACAAGAGTAAAAGAAGTAGTTGCCTTGAAGCAGAAGTCAACGAGGAGGATCGTCATGATCATAATGATCGTGCTTGTGCTTCTAGTGCCAAGAAAAGACGAGTCGTTTGGGACGAGGAGCTTCACCAAAACTTTCTCAACGCCGTGGATTTTCTTGGACTCGAAAGTGAGTCACAAACActaatattattgtttataatTACCATTCccaatttattatatatactatacctctctatatttatataataaatgtgtgaataattatattttcatgcAGGAGCTgttcccaaaaaaatattagatgtTATGAAGGTTGATTACATCAGTCGAGAAAACGTAGCCAGTCATCTTCAGGTAACGTTTCTTATATACAACATAATTGTTCATTTTCAACAacatttttgcttttattctTGAATAgcatctccattttttttatacttcAAAATGGAGTAAGATTTCAAATCTATTTAGTTATTGATTTTCAGAATGACCCTTTATAATTTACTTAtgaaaattacaaattcaacccatatatttgtaattttaccTTAGTTATGTTATACTCTGATCCCTCATCATTATAAGTGATGTTTAAGGTTTCTACACataaattatgaaaacataaatctttCATTTAATATACCTCTTTTacatagaaacaaaactaaataaaatgaattcaaccaatttgaaaacatactctaaaatataattggtcgaaaaaaacaacatttagATATTGAATTATTGCATAGAAACATGAGAGCATCacttaaaatgaaacaaaataaattttcttaaacatcACTTAAAGTTATACATAGGGAGTAGGTAATATAtgtcattttaatattaaaatattagttaaccacataattaacattattgtttatatgttttaactATGAGATAGTAGCAAATAACTTTATTTGagtataaagtaaaaaaaaactataatttaatGGATTGagttacaaatttttttctataaaactaaaaaaaaaatagtttttaactaaaaggatagattaaaaaacaaaaaacacaccACGAACCCTTCCAAACTTTTTACCTCACCTTGCATCGGTTTCAGGTTGCTCTTCAGATCCAATCGAAGAAGGAAGGATGAGACATTGTGCTCTTCCCTTCTCCCACTCTTTCCCTGCATCTCCTTGGACACTCCCTTCAGATCTGCTTCCCTTTGTAGGAAAGGCTACGAACCCCTGGAACCTCAACACAACCACGGTCAGAGTCTGCCCCATTTTGGCATCCTGAAGTGAACCTAGGGTTTTCCCCAGTGGACCTAGACTCTTCTGTTGGCCCATTACCTATAATAAGGTCCAAGCCCACCTGCTGGTTTAATCATTCTAAGGCTTTTAATCTTAGGTCTGAACTCATTATTCTTATGCTTAGCCCATTACTTTCTTTGTGTCGATCTCCTCTGTTCTATGGTCATGGACTCCATGTGAAAGAGACATCAACATTGACGGTTTGGGTTTTCATTTACCTTATGCGAACCTTGGTTTTAGCTACCTTTAAGGCTTTATGGTATCCTTATAAAGAATTGAAGATTGTTGTGCTAAGTTCCTTGAATCGTTCTTATTGTTGTGGCATTTGTGGTATTGGATTATTCTTTTTCGTTGCTCATTTGCCACTAAGCAGCTCACTTTTCGTCTTCAAACACTGTACCCTCTTTATCATCTCCATCTTCCAGACCATATGCTTCATAGTCTTTGCCGCTATTGACCGGAGAGATCCTCATTCGAGTTGGTTTCTAAAGCCACCCTCACCTGACTATCGCACCATAGTCTCCCGAATCCTTGGTATCGTGTTACTGTGGGTAATGAAGCTTGCTCCGGCGAGATTCATATCATTGATCCGTTTGTCAATGTCACTATATCCTTCGACTGTGACTAATCCGTCGTCCTTCGAACTCTTCGAGGATGATCTCTCGATTTACCGTGACCTCTCATGGTGCATTGCGCTTCCTTGCCTTTtccaaaaatgatattttcacaatttctctttacaatttcctttttttttttgtggtcaaccgattttgcatgtttttaattagatgatattaaaaatgtaacagATTAGACCATGGTGTTACCAGTATGTTTTTATCAGCTGAATATCTTAGTCATCATTACCCATATTTTTGATCACTCTACTAATAGAGATGTTAGGAGAAATAATAGAGAGGTGTTCACCCAATAAAATGCTTATAGATCATCTTttgttagttattttattttaaagttatgTGTATTAGTGTGATTTTCAGATTTCTTCTGATAACAGTCACAGAGGTTTTccgtttttttaattgatattcATATATAGTTCATGACCTCTTACTTATTGTTTTAAATCATGATACAGACCATACTAAGACATACTTAGtagttaaaattttgtatttgctttctagtctttcttttttgggaaCTTTAATTCATGGGTAGATTCCATTCaactattttcttatttagaaataaagtagttctttcttttcttttgttggtaaAATATTAGCATGATTTagctctttctttctttttttggtaaaattttaACATGATTTAGTTCTTATTGAACTGTTGGGGATAAATAAGTAAGACAATAAGACATCATATACATAAATCAGAGTATATGGATGTTAATATACTAGTTATATTATCAGAAAGCTCAACTAATTAAACTACACCAAATTAAATATGGTTGACACAAATTTAGAgtaaaatacatttaaaaatgtcaaaagaTAATCCTTATTTGgttatgttttaatatatatatatatcgtactaattttcttttgtcctGAATTGGGTGTGTAGAAATTCCGGCTCATgctgaagaaggagaatgatGAAAAGATTAAGAAAGAGGAGATGAACAAATCTTTAATAACCCCACAAAATGGAAGAATGTATGTTGGAGAAGATCCATCAAATTTCTACAGAGGAAGAAATGATCATTTCCCAACACATCATGTCAACAATATTCCTCAACCTTCTTATGTGCCGCAACACACCTTGAACCCTAACAATCTCAACACACAGCTCATACCATCTCTCGGACATCATTTTGATCATCGAGGCTCTATTGTGGTTCCCGATACAAACCTAGAGATGAATCAACAATTTTTTCACCACCAACAGACCTCGGACTTCACGCCAGAAGAGAATCTTGGTGATAACAACTTTACTGAGGAAGATTTAATGATGGCATCAACATATTATTTGAGCGAGCCGGATGATGCTtcttttgaaaagaagaatggGCATGAAGTTGTGCCATCGCCCATATTTCATTCGCCGTTTTCCTCTAATAAGTACCAACGTAGTTCCTTTCTTGATCAGGTGATGAGGCTTATGTTTCTTACAAGTCTTATGTTTCTTGAATAAACATTATGTGTTATTCATATCTTtgtattttgtgtgtgtgtgcttCTTCAGCAAGAAAGTGGAGGACTTAGCTACAATACTGTTTTTTCTAATGATGAATCCAACATTGGGATTTGCAAGAAGGGATCAAGATGGGTCAAGATCGGAGCCAAGCATGAAGACGGAAGATGATGTACgtactacaatttttttttttttttaattttattaatatctagcgtttagggtttaattcATATTCTAAGtactcttctctctcttttctacATGCTCGAATTATCATTGCATTGTTGCGAGTCAAATCAAtacattgtttgttttctttcttcatttaaaGTAAGAATttgcaaaaatagaaaaagttgttttttacatttgtttGGGAAGTATATCAGTTGGGTTTTGCTTTAATTGGTTTACCTGGTAGTTAGAAATGCAGGCGGCCTGATTATTGATTATATTCTGACATTAGTCGGAAGACATTCTAAACTTGGATCAGGCAGTGTGGTGGCCCAATTCTATCTGAATCAGGAGAAATCCACTCTGTAACACTTCAGTGCGTTCCTACCAAAACTAACCGGATCAACTAataggatatatatatataaaaaaatagaatattttgCAAGTGATTACAACTATTCAATAAATGAGCCGTATTTCCTCCTCCAACAGCAAATAATGTGGTCGTCGTTGTCCATAACGTTTAAGTTGTACGCCCATTACTAGCACAAAATATATGAAGAGAAAACATCCATAATGAAAAAGTGATAATAATATGCAAaacatttatgttttaatCAAATACGCTTGGAAACTGATGATATGATGAAACCACCCAAACTAGTTTCGAATCTAAAGAGATTATTGACCAAacgttcaaaaaaaaaaattggttaagaaattaaaatgtcaaataatatttatgaaaattgtttACTTACATATTTAAAAACTGTACAACCAAGACATGATCAAAACGACTAAAGAAATCCAACCTACCAAAATTTTTGTGACTGATGCACTTCCTCACTCTTCAGGTAGGATCTTTGGAGTAATGTGAACAATCAATAACGGATACACTTTTACTAAAAATAGAACCAAACCAGAAAAGACGTCTTGTCCCGTACTTAATTAAACTACAGctagtaataaaataaatcttcGAATAAATCAATCATCTATTTCATGCAATGttaagtaaaaccaaaactagtATTCCCTCAGTTTCAAATAAGAGGTTGAAGGTAAATGCCCACattgacaataaaaaaaaaaaaaggtaaatacCCACATATTTagatcatttatttttctttttaaaacatcattatttttagtttaagaaaaaatcaacCAATCACAACATAGTCTGCAGAATATAAATAGACATAAGTTGTCAATGCATTTAAACTATCAAACaatcttataatataaaacaaaataaaattcctAAAACATCTAATATAATGCAACAGAAGGAGTATGccatacaaaaatattcacatTTCTCTTATAAGAGCAATGTCAAACGTgatctaaaactaaatcaaaacaaagaatacGTTTCCGGATTCAATATATCGATCAAATATTTCATGTAAGCTAATCGGTCATTACACTGAATTTCAGTCCATTGCTTTATCCGAGATGAGATTGTCGAATTTTCTTATCGGAATGCTTGCTCATCTCGGCGATTAATTTGGACGTCGCAACAAAAAACCCacataaaactaattattaaaTTCGATTGAAAAAAGTGAATCGGTTGATAGAAGTGTTCAAATGGGAACACCCCGGGCAGAACCTAATCAATACCACCACACGGCGGatgttattataaaattttaatccaTCAAAAAGAGGACCTCGTATATCcacaagttaaaaaaaataaaaatacaatttgtATGTGTGAATTTCTTATGAATGAAactaaaaaggttaaaaacaaaaacaaaatgacattgaaattgttatttatatatatattaaaaaatccCATGGGAAGGCCCAAAACGATGGACACTCGCAGACCAAATACAATTTTTCATGTCAACCACGAGCCCTGCATGTTGGGACTGACCCGCCATAGATCATTTTATTAGATTGTCTTTGATCCAGTTGGACCAACCAACTTTAACTCATCTATTCATAGATAAGAAAGgaaatatctaaaaaaatGGAGGAACTAAACAaacttgagaaagaaaaaaaacaccttAAAACATTCTTAGAGTTGGAACTAAAAAACCCCAATAAACGTTTCTTAGTGTAAAAGCCAATATAAGCTAAATAATTAACGATAGTTCATTGTTTGATTATCATAATCATTTTGTTCGATCATCAACGTCACATAGCGATTTATATTGGACGCATCCTTTTCTTTCATTGCGAAATTTACATGGAGATTGTAAATTCCGCAGATGAGTTCTAGTCCGACCTATGATCTTtcataaaaaagaaaggaaaataaaaatgaggtGGAACTAAGTGAAAAAGGTGTAAAGATCGGAGAGACTATTGAGGCCTTGAGGGTTTATATATAGGTCTATGaaagaagaacatatatatatatgctcgaagaattcaaattaatgaagatttttaaagattattctcttgatttttaatctttatattGTAGATCACGCTAACAAATCTGACTGCgtaaaaacaatattgaataagtaaatattaataattgtaCTACAATCTAAAAAGGTTAATAAACTCAGGGGTGggcaaaaaaaacgaaaaccgaaaaaccgaaacaaatggtttgatttggttatggttttgaataaaaatcCATTTGGTTGTAATTCTTATTTAAGTTTCGGTttaggtttggtttggttaaaaacCGCAAAAccgaatgttttttttggtttttgattaaaattaaaattaattgtgtatatataaatataatgttCATTTGATAATATCATATCTATTAAactatcaaaaacaaaaccctaaccctaaccTAAACTAAAATTCTATATAAATCACATGCTGTCATTTAGAATTTGGGTTTacaaactagattttaattttatttatgcatCAAAgttataattgttttggtaaaaacatgaaaaattggttttaaatgattttaattgttttggtcaaaaccGGAACCGATCCGAACCAAAATACATATGGCTTTTAAatggttttaatttttctaaaaccaaaaaacggTATTACCGTTAAAACCGAACCGTAACCAAACCGAATTTCATATggtttttatatggttttactttttttaaaaccgaaaaaccgtaaaaccgaaaaaaccgaaccgaaaccaaaccgaaaaacCGCCCAGCCCTATAAAGtatagaaaaagtaaacatgTAACGAAGATAATTATTAAcgataaaatttaaatataaaaattcccggtcaaaaggaaaattttcttttctttttgatccAATTCTATCTTAATCCCGTTATAAGTATCTGAATCCCTATATAGTTGAGAGAAGGTAGCAagagataaatattttaaaattgtatatagTCGACACGTTGCTACCAATGCTTTTATAGTATGTATATACAAGATTCTCTTGTTTACCTAGCTAGAACACTATCGTCCCTAAATTACTACAGAAATTAGAAATGTTTTACCAGTAAACGATCGCGCGTTACCAATGACCAAATGAGTAATGTGTTgactatattttaaattatttcctgtttatgaaaaaaatacctGCAACTCAGTGTAGGAAAATCCAAAACTAGAAGGATTCAAACTGTTATAGCTTTATTATGATAGCTAGACCTagattatatatgtacttTTAAGGAAATAGATCATTAATGAGCTTTATATAGATGCAAGGAAAGTAAAAGAGGGAAGATTACTGGAAGAACACTATAACCTTGGTAAATAATAGATTGATATCATACAATAAGTGGGAATAAGGACAGTTGTTCAAAGTGGCATCAACTCCCCAAGTTACTACATTGATGCTCATATCATAACAGCATGAATCTAAACTTGTTAGAAAAAGTTAATTACATGGATTTGTGAACTTCTCGTGAGATAATGTTTGGCTTCTATGAATGCTCTAATACTTAATTAGGTCCTTCTTGACTGCAAGCTTCGACCTCGTTACCAGTTGAAAAAAAAGGTTTGGATTATTGCATAACAAACGCAATATTCGAACGGTAACAACTATTAATCAGTAATACGGTTTTACTCGACTCGATGgtaacgattttttttttgttagagaGTTCCCTAGTGTTCATGGCATGGTTTGCTACACAGCATTGAGCATGGCGCGAGCTGATTATCTTCCTCTGATAAAGAGAATTAGATCAAATCACGTATCACCTCATGCACTTGTCGTTGTTTATATTTCGTCGGTTGCCTCCAATTGATAAAATCAGTCTTTTCAAGCCACACAAACATATGGTTTTCTGCTTTTCGTCTGCCAAGTAAGTGCATAGAAAAACTTGAAAGTTTATTCTCTACATTTTTGtgttcaaaattttgtggtattaaaagacaaaacaaaaatctagaATATTGCATGGTTTTACAAACAACTGCAGAGTAAagatcaattttattttacaaaacaaattaatcaatcaacaaaacagagtataaTAAAACCCTAGTAAAAAGCTTATAATAGAACCATAAACGCCGCAACATAAAACGTTATAAAGGACAAAACCGTGATAGCCCCATTTCGTCTGCCACCACTAGCCATCGGAAGCAGATCAGGAAGCAAACATTCCTCACCGTTAAATATCACTTTCGCCGGAAACCCGTCACGTTCCGCCACATTAATCCCCGGCGTGAGTTTCTTGCTGAACTGTATCACGGATTGTTGTTTACCAGGAATCctaatattcttcttctttggatctTTTTCATCAGCCTCCGCCACAAGATAATCTAGACCCGGAAGACCTTCCATGAAGATGGTGTTGTTTACACCTCCGTCCACGCTAAGGAGACTCGCGTTAAACGAGTAGGCTTTCTCGAACCCTAGAAGCGCCGGTTTCTTCATCTGAACCGCAAGGAACCAGTTGGGAAAATCTATCTCTCCCCAGTTGAAAATCGTGATCCTCACTGTCCAACCACCTCTATAATCCGACGCCATGTGCCAGTTAATCGATACACCGCAATTGTCCCCACACGGCATTGGATTAGGTAGGGTTTTGTGTTTGAGTGCGTTCCAAGCAAGCGTTAGAGCGGTTCTGTTTTCGAAAGGTAAGAGAAGAGCGTCTGGAGGGATGAGAAGAGACGGAGTTTCTGCACTGCATGTGCGTCGCGTTTCGGAAACGCAACCACAAGCGCAAGTGTTACAAGGGATGATAGAGTCGTTGAAGAAAGCAGAGAAGGAGACACAACATTTTGGTATCTCGGTTTTGGCTTGCGTGATGTTGCATACGATCTGCCAACTGGCGAAAGATGATTTGTTGGTCGGCATACCACTCGGATCCGGATAAAAAGTCGGGGTTACCCGAACGGGTGGCCCGCACGAGTAATCCGGGTTTAGCGTCCCTTTAATCCTCCAGTTCTGCGGTGGGAAAAGCGCGGATCGGTTGAAATCAGGAGGCATTTTGGCAACTTGCATCGTGAAGACGGAGACTGATTTGGAAGGGTCCATGATACGTGGTAAGATGGTACCGTTTCTGCAGCAAGAAGGAATATTTCCTAAAGTAGAGTCATCTTTTTTGGTTGGAGGCAAGTCTATGATGATTGGTCTTCTTTCACATGTGAGAACGTCAGCGAAATCTAGACCAGTGTAGATTAGGGACTGAGGACCAAAGATGCATTTTGTGGCGTCCACGACCGTTGGATATGCGCCTTGCATTTTTTGTATGAACTCGTCTCGCATCCAATCGAAACTAAGCTCCCAATGGTCAAGCCTGCCTAGCGGGTTGTGGTTTTCCATGGTTACTTCAGTTAGGTAGTTCTGGTCGTAGGCTCGGATCACGTCGTACATTATGGTCAAGTCTCCGGGTTGTCGTGGGAGGAATTTGGTGGTGATTGTTGTGTTGACTATAATGCTCGCGTCTCGTATGCAGCACGTCGTTAGTTCTCTTTTGCCTAATGGACACAAAATTAGTTAAGACtaacattaatattttcacTTCAAATTTTACTGCATCTCcgtaaaaaataaagttacatGTATGTGTATTTTGTTTCCTAAAATATTGTATTCATATAATATCAGAATTAGGAAAAATATCTACAAAGTATTTATAAACTTTGTTATTTGAAAGTCCACTTTTTGTTTACACTAGTTAACACTTTTGATTAACTAGTAAAGATCTTCAAAAAAACGAGTTTTTAAATCAGTTAAATCCGTAAACCTATAAAAGCAATTAGAGTGTCTGACCTCTAATCAAGTTTTGAACATTAGCAATTAccatataaaatgtttttaaaaaataaaaataaaaaagtaaaaaattgaTTGGAATGATTACTTTGAAGAGTAGGCACAGGACAGAGCCAACCCTCGTTAACAAGCGATATGTTGGATGGCAAAGGAACCGCCGGAGGAGCCACCATGAACTGAGTCCCGACAAGCTCAATCTCAGCCGTCATTTGCTTCAAGTCTCCGGCCGTTTGAATAGCCGTTTTGAGGTCGGAGACAGGATAGCCACCGAAGATGGTACCATTTCCTACCAAAGCAGGAAG includes:
- the SHV2 gene encoding COBRA-like extracellular glycosyl-phosphatidyl inositol-anchored protein family (SHAVEN 2 (SHV2); CONTAINS InterPro DOMAIN/s: Glycosyl-phosphatidyl inositol-anchored, plant (InterPro:IPR006918); BEST Arabidopsis thaliana protein match is: COBRA-like protein-7 precursor (TAIR:AT4G16120.1); Has 1807 Blast hits to 1807 proteins in 277 species: Archae - 0; Bacteria - 0; Metazoa - 736; Fungi - 347; Plants - 385; Viruses - 0; Other Eukaryotes - 339 (source: NCBI BLink).), with the translated sequence MGVLLPIFFGVLLLFTVTPPSMSQLPPTIMVPAPAPAPISPSDLCNGIFLSYDFILGRKIPPNDTADQPYRFESVLTVLNNGREELKEWRVFVGFQHNEILISATDALIVNGTELPALVGNGTIFGGYPVSDLKTAIQTAGDLKQMTAEIELVGTQFMVAPPAVPLPSNISLVNEGWLCPVPTLQSKRELTTCCIRDASIIVNTTITTKFLPRQPGDLTIMYDVIRAYDQNYLTEVTMENHNPLGRLDHWELSFDWMRDEFIQKMQGAYPTVVDATKCIFGPQSLIYTGLDFADVLTCERRPIIIDLPPTKKDDSTLGNIPSCCRNGTILPRIMDPSKSVSVFTMQVAKMPPDFNRSALFPPQNWRIKGTLNPDYSCGPPVRVTPTFYPDPSGMPTNKSSFASWQIVCNITQAKTEIPKCCVSFSAFFNDSIIPCNTCACGCVSETRRTCSAETPSLLIPPDALLLPFENRTALTLAWNALKHKTLPNPMPCGDNCGVSINWHMASDYRGGWTVRITIFNWGEIDFPNWFLAVQMKKPALLGFEKAYSFNASLLSVDGGVNNTIFMEGLPGLDYLVAEADEKDPKKKNIRIPGKQQSVIQFSKKLTPGINVAERDGFPAKVIFNGEECLLPDLLPMASGGRRNGAITVLSFITFYVAAFMVLL